Proteins encoded in a region of the Ornithodoros turicata isolate Travis chromosome 3, ASM3712646v1, whole genome shotgun sequence genome:
- the LOC135388969 gene encoding protein JTB-like, which translates to MIEVCTLKRIIFLTVFAVGACLIILTLDGILEHDNDRSKQNSSEGCWEREIFEVKEACSPCTEFERASKHIPVCVQSKYKELVSCTISGDVYRRCDNNDEAHKFWIFEASMIVLGAISASTVILRQRHLDRKMFDKIQQQVSVGV; encoded by the exons ATGATCGAAGTTTGCACTCTGAAAAGGATTATATTCCTCACTGTGTTCGCCGTAGG GGCTTGTCTCATAATCTTAACACTTGATGGCATCTTAGAGCACGACAACGATCGATCCAAGCAAAACAGCTCGGAAGGTTGTTGGGAACGGGAAATATTTGAAGTCAAGGAGGCGTGCTCTCCATGTACAGAATTCGAACGG GCGAGCAAGCATATCCCAGTCTGTGTTCAGTCGAAATACAAGGAGCTGGTATCCTGCACTATTTCGGGAGATGTCTACAGAAG GTGCGACAACAACGATGAAGCCCACAAATTCTGGATCTTTGAAGCGAGCATGATAGTTCTGGGAGCAATAAGTGCCAGCACTGTCATACTGCGCCAACGACACTTGGATCGAAAGATGTTTGACAAGATTCAGCAGCAAGTTTCTGTCGGTGTATGA
- the LOC135388968 gene encoding perilipin-2-like → MPEVTQPKQPMAPAIHSNFVTRIAGLPVIATALGTATNSYNRVKEMNGLLTYTLNTAEKSASFAVNQTIPVIQKFATPIEYVDSLACKGLDKVEESYPIVKSPPGEILSEAMALGRKTYGDAKDTGITKVNNLKTYSSEKLQALTYPAQALTVYGSELMKYANVALTATENSLDQHIATLGLEPETSDPNSNSVPLRQRFDNISRKASTCVSHHAALQFAALQKYTTDSLTKFQVALQVIQDMKANLTASDQSFRTTLTNLNVGSAWLQGLLADTDASPEGPKPLPVQALLIAQATAKQASAALHVPSAVVQHMSESVRNSYTRLTAGVSQLAHDLANVRSVNDLTTVAVTQLQQQGAALQSSLNQFTSTGFNWLASLPVFDSILRPDVEMEEVPPGTKAYSSEDSESDS, encoded by the exons ATGCCCGAAGTTACTCAACCAAAGCAGCCGATGGCTCCAGCCATCCACAGCAATTTTGTCACCCGCATTGCTGGACTTCCAGTGATCGCGACTGCTCTGGGAACCGCGACGAACTCGTACAACAGAGTGAAAGAGATGAACGGACTGCTTACCTACACATTGAACACAGCCGAAAAGTCTGCTTCGTTCGCTGTGAACCAAACGATTCCAGTCATTCAAAAGTTTGCGACTCCCATAGAGTATGTAGACTCTCTGGCTTGCAAGGGCCTCGACAAGGTGGAAGAATCGTATCCGATCGTCAAGAGCCCTCCTGGTGAGATTCTGTCGGAGGCCATGGCGCTCGGCCGCAAGACGTACGGAGATGCGAAAGACACTGGGATCACAAAA GTGAATAACTTGAAGACTTATTCATCCGAAAAACTTCAAGCCCTGACCTATCCTGCTCAAGCACTGACTGTGTATGGAAGCGAGCTAATGAAATACGCCAACGTAGCGCTCACTGCCACTGAGAATTCTCTGGATCAG CACATTGCCACTCTCGGGTTGGAACCCGAAACTTCCGATCCCAACTCCAACTCGGTCCCGCTGAGGCAACGCTTCGACAACATCTCTCGGAAAGCCAGCACCTGCGTGTCTCATCACGCAGCACTGCAGTTTGCTGCCCTGCAGAAGTACACGACGGATTCACTGACCAAGTTTCAGGTGGCGCTGCAGGTCATTCAGGACATGAAGGCAAACCTCACTGCTTCCGATCAGTCTTTTCGCACCACACTGACTAATCTTAACGTCGGATCTGCCTGGCTTCAGGGACTGCTTGCCGACACGGATGCCTCACCGGAAGGGCCTAAG CCTCTTCCCGTTCAAGCTCTTCTGATCGCCCAAGCCACCGCGAAGCAAGCAAGTGCAGCCTTGCACGTTCCCTCTGCTGTCGTACAGCACATGTCAGAATCTGTTCGCAATTCCTACACGAGGCTTACGGCTGGTGTCTCCCAACTGGCTCACGACTTGGCTAACGTTCGCTCCGTCAACGACCTCACGACTGTAGCCGTTACGCAGCTTCAGCAGCAGGGTGCTGCCCTCCAGTCTTCTCTCAATCAGTTCACATCTACCGGATTTAACTGGCTT GCCTCACTTCCCGTTTTCGACAGTATTCTACGACCAGATGTGGAAATGGAAGAAGTTCCCCCTGGCACGAAGGCCTATTCTTCTGAGGACTCGGAGAGTGACTCCTAG